The following are encoded in a window of Sinorhizobium sojae CCBAU 05684 genomic DNA:
- a CDS encoding Na+/H+ antiporter subunit E, producing the protein MRTWFPYPLLSTALLLMWLLLRQSVAPGTILVGIVLSTILAWVMLKLQPPRSHLRRLGHMASFGLHVVADIARSNIAVARLILRSRRQPVRSGFLSVDLDIEDENALALLACILTATPGTAWLEHDRRKKKLLFHILDMDNANAWRQTLARYEASLKEIFR; encoded by the coding sequence ATGCGCACCTGGTTTCCCTACCCGCTGCTTTCGACTGCGCTTCTCCTCATGTGGCTCTTGCTAAGGCAATCGGTGGCACCGGGCACTATTCTCGTCGGCATCGTCCTCAGTACGATCCTCGCCTGGGTCATGCTGAAGCTGCAGCCGCCGCGATCGCATCTGCGCCGCCTCGGCCATATGGCAAGCTTCGGCCTCCACGTCGTCGCCGACATTGCCCGCTCGAATATCGCGGTGGCGCGCCTCATACTGCGGTCGCGACGACAGCCGGTGAGGTCTGGCTTCCTTTCCGTCGACCTGGATATCGAGGACGAGAACGCCCTGGCGCTGCTTGCCTGCATCCTGACGGCAACGCCGGGCACGGCCTGGCTGGAACACGACAGGCGCAAGAAGAAGCTGCTCTTCCACATCCTCGACATGGATAATGCAAATGCCTGGCGGCAAACGCTTGCGCGCTATGAAGCATCGCTGAAGGAGATATTCCGATGA
- a CDS encoding K+/H+ antiporter subunit F — translation MTELAILWSILLAQVMLALAMAFALYRIVKGPHAQDRVLGLDTLYINAMLMLVAFGIRTANTVYFETALIIALLGFVSSIAFAKFLMRGEIIE, via the coding sequence ATGACAGAGCTGGCAATCCTCTGGTCCATCCTGCTCGCCCAGGTCATGCTCGCGCTCGCCATGGCCTTCGCGCTCTACCGGATCGTCAAGGGGCCACACGCCCAGGACCGCGTCCTCGGCTTGGACACGCTCTACATCAACGCCATGCTGATGCTCGTTGCCTTCGGCATTCGCACGGCGAACACGGTCTATTTCGAGACGGCACTGATTATCGCACTGCTCGGCTTCGTCTCGTCGATCGCCTTCGCGAAATTTCTCATGCGCGGGGAGATCATCGAATGA
- the mnhG gene encoding monovalent cation/H(+) antiporter subunit G, translated as MSHLTDLPAWAAIAVCGLLLLGAAMTLIGSIGLLRLPTFYDRLHAPTITTSGGTILVCLASMLCFAVLQSRWIFHEVLIIVFITVTTPVTLMLLGQASLYRHRFEKPQDVPVKPGPPARADPD; from the coding sequence ATGAGCCACCTCACCGATCTGCCGGCCTGGGCGGCGATCGCCGTCTGTGGTCTTCTGCTCCTCGGCGCGGCAATGACGCTGATCGGCTCGATCGGCTTGTTGCGCCTTCCGACCTTCTACGACCGACTGCACGCGCCGACCATTACGACGAGCGGCGGCACGATTCTCGTTTGCCTCGCTTCTATGCTCTGCTTCGCAGTACTGCAGAGCCGCTGGATCTTCCATGAAGTGCTGATCATCGTCTTCATTACGGTGACCACCCCCGTGACGCTGATGCTGCTCGGGCAGGCCTCCCTTTACCGCCACCGTTTCGAGAAGCCGCAGGACGTTCCCGTAAAACCCGGTCCGCCGGCCAGGGCGGACCCGGACTGA
- the cobM gene encoding precorrin-4 C(11)-methyltransferase, protein MTVHFIGAGPGAADLITVRGRDLIGRCPVCLHAGSIVSPELLQYCPPGARIIDTAPMSLDEIEAEYVRAAKAGEDVARLHSGDLSVWSAVAEQIRRLQNHGIAYTMTPGVPSFAAAAAAIGRELTIPALAQSLVLTRISGRASPMPDRETLAGFGATGSTLAIHLAIHALDRVVDELTPLYGADCPVTIVVKASWPDERVLHGTLGDIAAKVAAEPIERTALIFVGPGLEASDFRESSLYDPAYQRRFRGRG, encoded by the coding sequence ATGACCGTTCATTTCATCGGCGCCGGTCCGGGCGCGGCAGACCTAATCACGGTCCGGGGCAGAGACCTGATCGGCCGTTGCCCAGTTTGCCTCCATGCCGGTTCGATCGTCTCGCCGGAGCTTCTGCAATATTGTCCACCGGGTGCGCGCATCATCGATACGGCACCCATGTCACTCGACGAGATCGAGGCGGAATATGTTCGCGCCGCCAAGGCCGGCGAGGATGTCGCGCGGTTGCATTCAGGCGACCTCTCCGTCTGGAGCGCGGTCGCCGAGCAGATCCGGCGGCTTCAAAATCATGGCATCGCCTATACCATGACGCCCGGCGTGCCGTCCTTCGCCGCCGCTGCCGCAGCAATCGGCCGTGAGCTGACGATCCCGGCGCTCGCACAAAGTCTCGTCCTGACGCGCATTTCCGGCCGCGCCTCGCCGATGCCCGACCGGGAGACGCTGGCCGGCTTCGGAGCCACCGGTTCGACGCTGGCGATCCATCTTGCGATCCATGCGCTCGATCGCGTCGTCGACGAACTGACGCCGCTCTATGGCGCGGATTGCCCGGTGACGATCGTCGTCAAGGCCTCCTGGCCGGACGAACGAGTCTTGCACGGCACGCTCGGCGATATCGCCGCCAAAGTCGCGGCCGAGCCGATAGAGCGCACCGCGCTGATCTTTGTGGGGCCGGGCCTCGAGGCGTCCGACTTCCGCGAGAGCTCGCTCTACGATCCGGCCTATCAGCGCCGCTTCCGTGGGCGCGGATAG
- a CDS encoding bifunctional cobalt-precorrin-7 (C(5))-methyltransferase/cobalt-precorrin-6B (C(15))-methyltransferase encodes MSNSVSAIAAPWLTIIGIGEDGVAGLGDEAKQLVATAPVVFGGVRHLELAAPLIRGEGQVWQSPFERSIEAIVARRGSPVVVLGSGDPFLYGVGATLARRIDPSEMRTIPAPSAFSLAASRLGWALQDVAAVSLHGRPLDLVRPHLQPEGRVLALTSDANGPRALAELLTESGFGRSRITVLEALGGERERISRQVAADFALEEIHSLNVCAIEVIGEAHARVLPLACGLDDALFEHDGQITKREMRALTLSALAPRRGELLWDIGAGSGSIAIEWMLSDPAMRAIAIEASPERAARIGRNAASFGVPGLVVVEGQAPDALRGLPEPHVIFIGGGGSEPGVMDAAIAELRSGGRLVANAVTTEMEAVLLAHHARLGGSLIRIDIARASPVGTMTGWRPAMPVTHWSWTKA; translated from the coding sequence ATGTCGAACAGCGTCTCGGCCATAGCCGCTCCCTGGCTCACCATCATCGGTATCGGCGAGGACGGTGTAGCCGGTCTCGGCGACGAGGCCAAGCAGCTCGTTGCGACGGCACCGGTCGTTTTCGGCGGTGTGCGCCATCTGGAGCTTGCGGCACCGCTGATCAGAGGCGAAGGCCAGGTCTGGCAAAGCCCTTTCGAAAGATCGATCGAGGCGATCGTGGCGCGGCGCGGCAGCCCTGTCGTCGTGCTTGGCTCGGGCGACCCGTTCCTCTACGGCGTCGGCGCGACGCTTGCCCGTCGCATCGACCCGAGCGAAATGCGCACGATTCCGGCGCCCTCCGCATTCAGCCTGGCCGCCTCACGGCTCGGATGGGCCTTGCAGGACGTTGCGGCCGTCTCACTACACGGCCGTCCGCTCGATCTCGTTCGGCCGCATCTGCAGCCGGAGGGCCGGGTGCTGGCGCTGACATCGGACGCAAATGGCCCGAGGGCGCTCGCCGAACTCCTCACCGAAAGCGGATTCGGTCGGTCCCGGATTACCGTGCTCGAAGCGCTGGGAGGAGAGCGCGAGCGGATTTCGCGGCAGGTTGCCGCAGATTTCGCGCTCGAGGAAATCCATTCCCTAAACGTCTGCGCCATCGAGGTGATTGGCGAGGCGCACGCGCGCGTGCTGCCGCTCGCCTGCGGCCTCGATGACGCCCTGTTCGAACACGACGGCCAGATCACCAAGCGCGAGATGCGGGCGCTGACGCTTTCGGCGCTCGCACCGCGCAGGGGCGAGCTTCTCTGGGATATCGGCGCCGGTTCCGGCTCGATCGCCATCGAGTGGATGCTGAGCGATCCGGCTATGCGGGCGATCGCCATCGAGGCTTCGCCCGAGAGGGCCGCGCGGATCGGCCGCAACGCCGCAAGCTTCGGTGTACCGGGCCTTGTCGTTGTCGAGGGCCAGGCGCCGGATGCGCTGCGCGGCCTTCCGGAGCCTCATGTGATCTTCATCGGCGGTGGCGGCAGCGAACCGGGGGTGATGGATGCGGCGATCGCTGAGCTTCGGAGCGGCGGCAGGCTCGTCGCCAATGCGGTGACGACGGAAATGGAAGCGGTGCTTCTTGCGCACCACGCACGGCTTGGCGGTTCGCTGATCCGCATCGATATCGCACGGGCTTCGCCGGTCGGTACCATGACCGGGTGGCGGCCGGCGATGCCGGTCACGCATTGGTCGTGGACCAAGGCCTGA
- a CDS encoding cobalt-precorrin-6A reductase, with protein MAETLFDMSATGRPRILILGGTTEARQLADRLAADSRYDAVISLAGRTADPRPQPLPTRIGGFGGAEGLATFLTAEKISLLIDATHPFAARISRNAVTAAEASGTPILALRRSAWKAEAGDRWTRVESVPEAAAAVGEEPRRVFLAIGRQEAFHFERAPQHSYVLRSVDPVTPPLELPNVTPILASGPFAEADEMKLLRDHEIDVVVAKNSGGSATYGKIAAARTLGLDVVMVERHEPADVTAVSTCDEALERIHQWLSPLKDRGV; from the coding sequence ATGGCCGAGACGCTGTTCGACATGTCAGCCACGGGCAGACCTCGCATTCTGATCCTCGGTGGAACCACCGAAGCGCGGCAGCTCGCCGATCGCCTCGCAGCGGATTCGCGCTACGACGCGGTGATCTCGCTTGCCGGACGCACGGCCGACCCCCGCCCGCAACCGCTGCCGACGCGGATCGGCGGCTTCGGTGGCGCAGAAGGGCTCGCGACCTTCCTGACGGCGGAGAAGATTTCCCTGCTCATCGACGCCACGCATCCCTTCGCCGCCCGCATCTCGCGCAATGCCGTTACGGCGGCGGAGGCAAGCGGGACGCCAATCCTGGCGCTGCGCCGCTCCGCCTGGAAAGCCGAGGCCGGCGATCGGTGGACGCGAGTGGAGAGCGTCCCCGAAGCGGCGGCCGCCGTCGGCGAAGAGCCACGCCGCGTCTTCCTGGCGATCGGCCGGCAGGAGGCGTTCCATTTCGAAAGGGCCCCGCAGCACAGCTATGTCCTGCGCAGCGTCGACCCCGTCACGCCGCCGCTCGAGCTGCCGAACGTAACTCCGATTCTCGCCAGCGGCCCGTTTGCGGAAGCGGACGAGATGAAACTGCTCCGGGATCACGAAATCGACGTCGTCGTGGCCAAGAACAGCGGCGGCAGCGCAACCTACGGCAAGATCGCCGCCGCCCGCACACTCGGGCTCGATGTGGTCATGGTCGAGCGCCACGAGCCCGCCGATGTGACCGCAGTCAGCACGTGCGACGAGGCGCTCGAACGCATCCATCAATGGCTTTCCCCGTTAAAGGATCGGGGCGTGTAG
- a CDS encoding precorrin-3B C(17)-methyltransferase — translation MSGKLFIVGTGPGKPSQMTPETREAIAAATEFFGYGPYLDRLDLRSDQVRIASDNREELDRAQAALARAAAGANVCVVSGGDPGIFAMAAAVCEAIDKGPSEWRQVDLVVTPGVTAMLAVAARIGAPLGHDFCAMSLSDNLKPWDVITRRLRLAAEAGLVIALYNPISKARPWQLGEAFEVLRNVLPASVPVIFGRAAGRPDERITVMPLGEADANRADMATCVIIGSPETRMVARQGRPDLVYTPRSFNGESH, via the coding sequence ATGAGCGGCAAGCTCTTCATCGTCGGCACCGGCCCCGGCAAGCCGTCACAGATGACGCCCGAAACGCGGGAGGCGATCGCGGCCGCGACCGAGTTCTTCGGCTATGGGCCGTATCTCGATCGCCTGGACCTTCGCTCCGATCAGGTCCGCATTGCCTCCGACAATCGCGAGGAGCTCGACCGTGCCCAGGCCGCGCTCGCGCGGGCGGCCGCCGGTGCGAATGTCTGTGTCGTCTCCGGCGGCGATCCCGGCATTTTCGCCATGGCGGCGGCCGTTTGCGAGGCGATCGACAAGGGTCCCTCGGAGTGGCGGCAGGTCGATCTGGTGGTCACGCCGGGCGTAACGGCGATGCTCGCGGTTGCCGCCCGCATCGGAGCGCCGCTCGGCCATGACTTCTGCGCCATGTCGCTGTCGGACAATCTGAAGCCATGGGACGTCATCACCCGACGTTTGAGGCTCGCTGCGGAGGCGGGGCTGGTGATCGCACTCTACAACCCCATCAGCAAAGCGCGTCCCTGGCAGCTCGGCGAGGCGTTCGAGGTCCTGCGCAATGTGCTGCCGGCCAGCGTGCCGGTCATTTTCGGCCGGGCGGCCGGGCGGCCGGACGAGCGCATCACGGTTATGCCGCTCGGCGAGGCCGATGCCAACCGCGCCGACATGGCGACCTGCGTTATCATCGGGTCTCCGGAGACGCGCATGGTCGCCCGTCAAGGCAGACCGGATCTCGTCTACACGCCCCGATCCTTTAACGGGGAAAGCCATTGA
- a CDS encoding precorrin-2 C(20)-methyltransferase translates to MSGVGRSVDVGRLIGVGTGPGDPELLTMKAVRALGEADVVAYFAKAGRSGNGRAVVDGLLKPDLVELPLYYPVTTEIDKDDGAYKTQISEFYNASAEAVTAHLLAGRTVAVLSEGDPLFYGSYMHLHVRLAGRFPVEVIPGITAMSGCWSLAGLPLVQGDDVLSVLPGTMGEGELQRRLADTEAAVIMKVGRNLPKIRRALAAAGRLEAAVYVERGTMKNAAMIPLNEKPDDAAPYFSLVLVPGWKDRPCSNEIVQEVRA, encoded by the coding sequence ATGAGCGGCGTCGGCAGGTCTGTAGACGTTGGCAGGCTCATAGGCGTCGGTACTGGGCCGGGCGATCCGGAGCTCCTGACGATGAAGGCGGTGCGGGCGCTCGGCGAGGCGGACGTCGTCGCCTATTTCGCCAAGGCCGGACGCAGTGGCAACGGCCGCGCCGTTGTCGACGGGCTGCTGAAGCCGGATCTCGTCGAACTGCCGCTTTACTATCCGGTCACGACCGAGATCGACAAGGACGACGGAGCCTATAAGACCCAGATCTCCGAATTCTACAATGCCTCCGCGGAAGCGGTCACGGCGCATCTGCTGGCAGGGCGAACCGTCGCCGTGTTGAGCGAGGGCGACCCGCTCTTCTACGGTTCCTACATGCACCTGCATGTGCGGCTTGCCGGCCGCTTTCCGGTTGAGGTCATTCCCGGCATCACCGCCATGTCCGGCTGCTGGTCGCTCGCCGGCCTGCCGCTGGTGCAGGGCGACGACGTGCTCTCGGTTCTTCCCGGCACAATGGGCGAGGGTGAGCTCCAGCGCCGTCTCGCGGACACTGAAGCCGCCGTCATCATGAAGGTCGGCCGCAACCTGCCGAAAATCCGCCGCGCCCTTGCAGCGGCCGGGAGGCTGGAGGCCGCCGTCTACGTCGAGCGCGGCACCATGAAAAATGCGGCAATGATCCCGCTGAACGAGAAGCCGGACGACGCGGCACCCTATTTCTCGCTGGTGCTCGTGCCCGGTTGGAAGGACCGGCCCTGCTCGAACGAGATTGTCCAGGAGGTGAGGGCATGA
- a CDS encoding precorrin-8X methylmutase, protein MPDYDYIRDGNAIYERSFAIIRAEADLSGFSEEEADLAVRMVHACGSVEAARQFVFSPDFVSAARTALKIGAPIFCDAEMVVHGVTRARLPAGNDVICTLRDPRTAELAAEMGNTRSAAALKLWGERMAGSVVAIGNAPTALFYLLELLRDGAPKPAAILGMPVGFVGAAESKDALAENSYGVPFAIVRGRLGGSAMTAAALNSLARPGL, encoded by the coding sequence ATGCCTGACTACGATTACATCCGCGATGGCAACGCCATCTATGAGCGTTCCTTTGCGATCATTCGCGCCGAGGCCGATCTTTCCGGCTTTTCGGAAGAAGAAGCGGACCTTGCGGTCCGCATGGTGCATGCCTGCGGCTCCGTTGAAGCAGCGCGCCAATTCGTCTTCTCACCAGACTTCGTTTCCGCCGCTCGCACGGCGTTGAAGATCGGCGCGCCGATTTTCTGCGATGCGGAAATGGTGGTGCATGGCGTGACGCGGGCTCGCTTGCCGGCTGGCAATGACGTCATTTGCACGTTGCGCGATCCGCGCACGGCAGAGCTTGCGGCCGAAATGGGCAATACGCGTTCGGCGGCGGCGTTGAAGCTCTGGGGCGAGCGGATGGCGGGGTCGGTGGTCGCAATCGGCAACGCGCCGACGGCGCTCTTTTATCTGCTCGAACTGCTGCGCGACGGAGCACCGAAGCCGGCGGCGATCCTCGGCATGCCGGTCGGCTTCGTCGGTGCGGCGGAATCGAAGGATGCGCTTGCCGAGAATTCCTACGGCGTTCCCTTCGCCATCGTTCGGGGCCGCCTTGGCGGCAGCGCGATGACGGCGGCAGCCCTCAATTCGCTCGCGAGGCCCGGCCTGTGA
- the cobG gene encoding precorrin-3B synthase: MTSCAVKPDPSMRRGACPSLATPMQTGDGLLVRLRPAGALAPTDLRKIAIFAERFGNGLLEVTARGNLQIRGLTASTVAPLAAAIAEAEIAISDGVAIETPPLSGYDPGGIADPRPLAARLRAAIAEHQPELTLAPKLAIVVDGGGRFHLKDVAADLRLDALGGGGGVRWLLSVGGPARSALPVALLASEQVVPAVMEILAELSSLGPGARGRDLDADRIRQCRSDAALPAVAEEISPWLPAGIHDFGDGRIVLGLGLAYAQTEASALIALVNGVEEMGATEIRLSPRHGFLVLGLSSEAATLAQDLALAQDLLISSDDPRNHIATCAGRACASALMDTKAAARLLAEAGSELLDGSLTVHLSGCAKGCARPTASPLTLVGAPSGHALVVNGTASVAPSAYTDENEIGSALARLNVLVRENKGAGESARSCLTRLGTGPIAAAFEQG; the protein is encoded by the coding sequence ATGACGAGCTGTGCCGTGAAGCCAGACCCCTCGATGCGCCGCGGCGCCTGCCCCTCGCTGGCGACCCCGATGCAGACGGGCGATGGTCTGCTTGTGCGCCTGCGCCCCGCCGGCGCCCTGGCGCCGACGGACCTGCGTAAGATTGCCATATTCGCGGAGCGCTTCGGCAATGGCCTTCTCGAGGTGACGGCCCGCGGCAACCTGCAGATTCGCGGGCTGACGGCCTCGACCGTTGCGCCGCTCGCCGCGGCTATCGCAGAGGCGGAGATTGCGATTTCCGATGGTGTCGCGATCGAGACGCCGCCGCTTTCCGGGTACGATCCGGGGGGAATTGCCGACCCGCGGCCACTTGCCGCCCGCTTGCGCGCGGCGATCGCCGAGCACCAGCCGGAGCTGACGCTCGCGCCGAAACTGGCGATCGTTGTCGATGGCGGCGGACGCTTCCATTTGAAGGATGTGGCGGCCGATCTGCGGCTCGACGCGCTCGGCGGAGGGGGGGGCGTCCGCTGGCTGTTGTCGGTCGGCGGCCCGGCCCGCTCGGCCCTGCCGGTTGCTCTGCTCGCATCCGAGCAGGTCGTTCCTGCGGTTATGGAGATACTGGCGGAACTGAGCTCCCTTGGGCCAGGCGCCCGTGGCCGCGATCTCGATGCCGATCGTATCCGGCAGTGCCGGTCCGATGCCGCTTTGCCGGCCGTGGCTGAAGAGATCTCACCCTGGCTGCCGGCGGGAATCCACGACTTCGGCGACGGCCGCATCGTGCTCGGCCTCGGCCTTGCTTATGCGCAGACGGAAGCAAGCGCTCTCATCGCCTTAGTGAACGGGGTGGAGGAGATGGGCGCGACGGAGATACGGCTTTCGCCGCGGCATGGCTTTCTTGTGCTCGGTCTATCCAGTGAAGCGGCAACGCTTGCGCAAGACCTGGCGCTCGCCCAGGATCTGCTGATCTCGTCCGATGATCCGCGCAATCACATCGCCACCTGCGCCGGCCGCGCCTGCGCCTCTGCGCTGATGGACACGAAAGCGGCGGCAAGGCTCTTGGCGGAGGCGGGCTCCGAGCTGCTCGACGGTTCGCTTACGGTCCACCTGTCGGGCTGTGCCAAGGGGTGCGCCAGGCCGACGGCCTCTCCATTGACACTCGTCGGTGCGCCATCAGGACATGCGCTTGTCGTAAATGGTACGGCTTCCGTCGCGCCGAGCGCCTACACGGATGAAAACGAAATAGGGTCCGCGCTGGCGCGTCTCAATGTGCTGGTGCGGGAGAACAAAGGCGCTGGCGAATCGGCACGCTCCTGTCTTACACGGCTCGGGACCGGGCCGATCGCCGCAGCGTTTGAACAGGGATAG
- the cobF gene encoding precorrin-6A synthase (deacetylating): protein MRHILIIGIGAGNPEHMTVQAINALNRADVLFIPTKGAKKAELAEVRRDICARYVTRPGSRTVEFAVPMRRTEGRSYTDSVDEWHASIATAYEDLLERELSDGQTGAFLVWGDPMLYDSTIRIIERVRARGRVDFGFDVIPGITSLQALCASHRIPLNLVGKPVEITTGRRLAESFPEKTATAAVMLDGEQAFQKVEDPEAEIYWGAYLGTPDEIVISGRLDEVKEKILSTRKEARERMGWIMDIYLLRKGADFDD, encoded by the coding sequence ATGCGGCATATCCTGATCATCGGCATCGGCGCGGGCAATCCCGAACATATGACGGTCCAGGCGATCAATGCGCTGAACCGGGCGGATGTGCTCTTCATTCCCACCAAGGGCGCGAAGAAGGCGGAGCTTGCCGAGGTGCGCCGCGATATCTGTGCCCGCTATGTGACACGGCCCGGCAGCCGCACGGTCGAGTTCGCCGTGCCGATGCGCCGCACCGAGGGGCGGAGTTACACGGATAGCGTCGACGAGTGGCATGCCAGCATCGCGACGGCCTATGAGGATCTGCTCGAACGCGAACTTTCGGACGGGCAGACCGGCGCTTTCCTCGTCTGGGGCGATCCAATGCTCTACGACAGCACGATCCGCATTATCGAACGGGTCCGGGCGCGGGGGCGTGTCGACTTTGGTTTCGATGTGATACCGGGCATAACCAGTCTTCAGGCGCTCTGCGCCAGTCATCGCATTCCCCTCAACCTCGTGGGAAAGCCGGTCGAGATCACCACAGGTCGGCGGCTGGCCGAGAGCTTCCCGGAGAAAACCGCCACGGCGGCGGTGATGCTCGACGGGGAGCAGGCTTTTCAAAAGGTCGAGGATCCCGAGGCGGAAATCTATTGGGGCGCCTATCTCGGCACGCCGGACGAGATCGTCATTTCCGGGCGCCTCGATGAGGTGAAGGAAAAAATTCTGAGCACCCGCAAGGAAGCGCGGGAGCGCATGGGCTGGATCATGGATATCTATCTCCTGCGCAAGGGCGCAGATTTCGACGATTGA
- the ung gene encoding uracil-DNA glycosylase: MDATIKLEESWKAALAPEFRHGYMSDLKRFLIEQKHQGRQIFPKGSEYFRALDLTPLDRVRVVILGQDPYHGDGQAHGLCFSVLPGVRIPPSLVNIYKELETDLGIAQARHGFLESWARQGVLLLNAVLTVERGRAASHQGRGWERFTDAVIRAINEQQQPVVFMLWGSYAQKKAAFVDRSRHLVLTAPHPSPLSAHSGFLGCRHFSQANTFLASKGLDPIDWRLPDTPPLRAEP, translated from the coding sequence ATGGATGCGACGATCAAGCTGGAAGAAAGCTGGAAGGCGGCTCTGGCGCCGGAGTTCCGGCACGGCTATATGTCCGATCTCAAGCGTTTCCTCATTGAACAGAAGCACCAGGGCCGGCAGATATTCCCAAAGGGTAGCGAGTATTTCAGGGCGCTGGACCTGACGCCCCTAGACCGGGTGCGGGTGGTGATCCTCGGCCAGGATCCCTATCACGGCGACGGCCAGGCGCATGGGCTCTGCTTCAGCGTGCTGCCCGGTGTGCGCATCCCGCCTTCGCTCGTCAATATCTATAAGGAACTCGAGACCGATCTCGGCATCGCGCAGGCACGGCACGGCTTCCTCGAAAGCTGGGCGCGCCAGGGCGTGCTTCTCCTGAACGCGGTGCTGACGGTCGAACGCGGCCGGGCGGCTTCGCATCAGGGCCGGGGGTGGGAGCGCTTCACCGACGCGGTCATTCGCGCGATCAATGAGCAGCAACAGCCCGTCGTCTTCATGCTTTGGGGTTCCTATGCGCAGAAGAAGGCGGCCTTCGTCGATCGTTCCCGCCATCTCGTCCTGACGGCGCCGCATCCCTCGCCGCTCTCGGCACATTCCGGCTTCTTAGGCTGCCGGCATTTCTCCCAGGCCAACACCTTTCTGGCCTCGAAGGGGCTCGATCCAATCGATTGGCGCCTGCCGGACACCCCACCGCTCAGGGCTGAACCGTAG
- the modA gene encoding molybdate ABC transporter substrate-binding protein → MEQGQVDIGRRDWLKGLALALGILLLGAGFTPVRTAERVTIFTAASLKNALDAVNAEWKRQTGSDVTASYAASSALAKQIEQGAPADIFISADLAWMDYLAGKNLIKADSRSNLLGNRLVLVSAKADAAPVDIKVGLDLAGLLGDGRLAMGAVDSVPAGKYGKAALEKLGLWPTVADRVAGAESVRAALLLVSRGEAPYGIVYQTDAAADPGVKVVGTFPEDSHPPIIYPIAITADSASPNAAAYLDFIRSPDAAPLFEAQGFTVLK, encoded by the coding sequence ATGGAGCAAGGACAGGTGGATATCGGACGCAGAGACTGGCTGAAGGGATTGGCGCTGGCGCTCGGCATTCTCCTCTTGGGCGCGGGCTTCACCCCCGTTCGGACGGCCGAGAGGGTGACGATATTCACCGCGGCGAGTCTGAAGAACGCGCTCGATGCCGTCAATGCGGAATGGAAAAGGCAGACGGGCAGCGATGTGACCGCGTCCTATGCGGCAAGCTCTGCGCTTGCCAAGCAGATCGAACAGGGGGCGCCGGCCGATATCTTCATCTCGGCCGATCTTGCCTGGATGGATTATCTGGCCGGGAAGAATCTCATCAAGGCCGATAGCCGATCAAACCTGCTCGGCAATCGGCTCGTCCTCGTTTCCGCCAAGGCGGACGCCGCCCCGGTGGACATCAAAGTCGGCCTCGACCTCGCCGGCCTCCTCGGCGATGGACGCCTGGCCATGGGCGCGGTCGATTCGGTCCCCGCCGGCAAATACGGCAAGGCGGCGCTCGAAAAGCTCGGCCTCTGGCCGACGGTTGCCGACAGGGTGGCGGGCGCTGAAAGCGTGCGTGCCGCCCTCCTGCTTGTTTCGCGCGGTGAAGCGCCCTATGGCATCGTCTATCAGACCGACGCAGCGGCCGATCCGGGCGTGAAAGTCGTCGGGACTTTCCCGGAAGACAGCCACCCGCCGATCATCTATCCGATCGCGATCACCGCAGACAGCGCAAGCCCGAATGCGGCTGCCTATCTCGACTTCATCAGATCGCCAGATGCCGCGCCGCTCTTCGAGGCGCAAGGCTTTACCGTGCTGAAATAA